From one Babesia bovis T2Bo chromosome 3, whole genome shotgun sequence genomic stretch:
- a CDS encoding putative phenylalanine--tRNA ligase alpha subunit, with amino-acid sequence MCTKDDDLLWLLKAIDAALPSDGPADACVSTLDLATGEAHTKAVNGVKSLMAKGYVTIEECKNKRFILTQEGLQYSNQGSPEYLLVERVRNSNEPLTINDASVGIPNAEHGLKKAMRASLLRIGAGKQLSLGPAAETQRDDLTQQLLLIVHSHGANEGDMLSAMAKLIPDTKKLNAELDDLKKRKLTESHVEVSYIVRKTANFRCEIVQQVTDLTQELLQERKTWSAEDMKPYNFFSSGKRIARGALHPLTRTMRTFREIFTSMGFEELDTSNYVESSFWCFDTLYIPQQHPARDSQDTFFTNEPELQDESSLDKDYVAAVAEAHGDARRYNSTGWMYNWKLDESRKIVLRTHTTACTARLLKRIAADFQSYKHRLPLKYFSIDRVFRNENMDSTHLCEFNQVEGVLIGFGLGMGHLMGVMSAFYKAIGIDKLKYKPAYNPYTEPSMEIYGYHPDLKKWVEIGNSGIFRPEMLLPMGLPEGLSVIGWGLSLERPTMIRDNIRNIRDLVGCSY; translated from the exons atgtgtactAAGGACGACGATCTTTTATGGCTTTTAAAAGCTATAGACGCTGCGCTGCCCTCAGATGGCCCTGCTGACGCCTGTGTAAGCACCTTGGATTTAGCCACGGGCGAAGCCCATACCAAGGCAGTTAATGGCGTCAAGAGCTTAATGGCCAAAGGTTACGTGACAATAGAAGAATGTAAAAATAAAAGGTTCATTCTAACGCAGGAAGGCTTGCAGTACTCCAACCAGGGTTCACCTGAATACCTTCTAGTCGAACGAGTACGTAATTCCAACGAG CCCCTAACGATAAATGATGCTAGTGTCGGGATACCTAATGCGGAGCATGGCCTGAAGAAAGCGATGCGCGCATCGCTCTTACGAATAGGTGCTGGTAAGCAGTTGTCATTAGGACCCGCCGCGGAAACGCAACGTGATGATTTAACCCAGCAGCTGCTACTCATAGTACATAGCCACGGCGCCAACGAAGGTGATATGCTTAGCGCTATGGCTAAATTGATCCCCGATACTAAGAAGCTGAACGCCGAGCTTGATGACCTAAAAAAACGCAAGCTCACGGAATCTCACGTGGAAGTGTCTTACATAGTAAGGAAAACAGCTAACTTCCGATGCGAGATTGTACAACAAGTAACGGATTTGACCCAAGAGCTACTGCAGGAACGGAAGACGTGGTCCGCCGAGGATATGAAACCATATAATTTCTTCTCTAGCGGTAAACGAATTGCCCGTGGAGCGCTGCACCCCTTGACACGTACCATGCGTACTTTCAGGGAGATATTTACATCAATGGGTTTCGAGGAGCTGGATACCTCCAACTATGTGGAGTCCAGCTTCTGGTGCTTCGACACCTTGTACATACCTCAGCAACACCCTGCACGCGACTCCCAGGATACATTCTTCACCAATGAGCCTGAACTGCAGGATGAAAGCTCACTGGACAAGGATTACGTAGCGGCAGTAGCAGAGGCACATGGTGATGCCAGGAGATACAATAGTACTGGATGGATGTATAATTGGAAATTAGATGAATCGCGTAAAATAGTACTACGAACACATACAACAGCATGTACCGCAAGGTTACTCAAGCGGATAGCGGCAGATTTCCAATCGTATAAACACAGGCTACCACTCAAGTACTTCTCTATCGATCGGGTATTCCGTAACGAAAATATGGATTCGACACATCTGTGTGAATTTAACCAAGTTGAAGGCGTACTAATAGGATTCGGACTTGGTATGGGACATTTAATGGGTGTCATGTCGGCATTCTATAAAGCGATTGGTATTGATAAGCTCAAGTACAAGCCTGCTTATAACCCTTACACGGAACCTTCCATGGAAATATATGGCTACCACCCAGATCTAAAGAA ATGGGTAGAAATTGGCAATAGCGGGATTTTCAGACCTGAAATGCTGCTACCGATGGGACTGCCGGAAGGACTCTCGGTCATTGGCTGGGGCCTTAGCCTTGAACGGCCTACCATGATCCGCGATAACATACGAAACATCCGCGACCTTGTGGGTTGCAGCTACTGA